Part of the Juglans regia cultivar Chandler chromosome 14, Walnut 2.0, whole genome shotgun sequence genome, aaactttaattaaaaacagTCACATGGTTTCACATAGGGGATGTGCAATAACCCAGGGGGATCATGTAAGGAGATAGAGGTATCTTGCCCAGGGTGTGTAAGATTGGACTTTCTTCCATTTTGATGGGAGTGATCCATCTGATTGGATTTTTAAAGCCAATCAGTATTTTGAGTTTCATCAAACTCCTCCCATCTAAAGGCTTTTGATGGCCTCTTACCACATGGAGAGAGAAGCTTTGGTCCGGTTTTctagtttttaatatatattaaatctctaatctcttatacttgtatatatatatatatatatatatattaatatatatatatatatataaataatagtaatactatCAGTATAGTACTGAGAGAGCTGAGAAGGGTTGCTGAAATCAATTCACCTGTGTTTTTTTATTCTGAAAAAATCTGCGTTATTTTTGGcacaaataactttttaatgtTCGATTTCTGAAAATAATGGTAAAAATGAGGACTGAAATAGCACCGGTACTTTGATGATTCTGCCAAATTACCAATGGCTCTCTCAACAAAGAAATCACAATTATAACAACCATGGACGTCTCACTAAAAAACTTGAACCAAGGAAGCTCTTCAGCAACCAGCTCAGATCAGTTTGTAGGCtatgtatttacaattttagttataattttacatacaaaattttgtaactttcaacatatcaatagtTAACATGTATTGTTATTCAAGTAAAAATTTGTAACTGgaaataacattttccttatAACAATTCATCCCTAATATGCCTGTTGCCTTTAAAATAGAACTCGACCAAGAACCAGAAAAACCAGGAGAAAATCACAACTAATTTGGAGGACCAAGTAACATCGGTAATAATGGTAATATAGAAAGAAGAGTGCCATATCTTCTAATTGTTCTATTAGTTGGCATCAACCAAGGTCATCCACAAATCAGGACGCTATTCGCAATTGGTATCAGAATCCTAGCAAAGCCAACCCATTTCAAATAATAGTAATTCAATAATGATGCAACCACGAATTAAGTAcattaaaaacataacatttttcTGCTTGATTTCTTTTCAGGCACGTCGACTGCTCAGTATAAATTAAATCAGACATGAAATTTGAATGAACATACTCAACCATATTGAGAAAGCATGGGACTcgggttattaaaaaaaatgtatttaagcAAAACCGAGTATACAAAAAGCAAAACCATTACAAAACATTTGAACTGGTGCCACAGAATAACTGAAGCACATCTACAGATCATGACAAGGAAACAAACACAAACATCATACCATACTCATGCCACCGCCGATCAAGTACCCAATTCTGAGATGGGGTACCTAACAACGAAAGCATATAACTTCGACTTGTAAAATAAAGCAGGCAACGTCCTAAAGCAGCACAAACACTGCCCAAGTTTCTTTCATAAGCATTACCAATATGATAGCAGGCATGATATGCCAAAATCTGAGGAACCTGCACGATTCACTTCTTCTTAGCAGCAGACTTGGTGACCTTCGCACCACTTGGATCCTTCTTCTCAACACTCTTTATGACACCAACAGCCACGGTCTGGCGCATGTCCCTAACGGCAAAACGGCCGAGAGGTGGATAAGCTGAAAAAGTCTCGACAACCATTGGCTTGGTGGGAATCATCTTCACCATCCCTGCATCTCCATTCTTCAAAAATTTTGGCTCTTTCTCGAGCTCCTTACCAGATCGCCTGTCAATCTTAGTCAACAGCTCAGCAAACTTAACTGCAATGTGGCAAGTGTGGCAGTCAAGCACTGGAGCATAACCATTGCCGATCTGACCAGGGTGATTCATGATGATGACCTGGGAGGTGAAGTTAGCTGCCTCCTTGGCAGGATCATCCTTGGAGTTGGAAGCAACAAAACCACGCTTCAGATCCTTCACGGCTACGTTCTTCACGTTGAAGCCAACATTGTCACCAGGAAGGGCCTCCTGGAGAGCTTCATGGTGCATCTCCACAGATTTAACTTCAGTCGTCAGTCCAGTGGGGCCAAAGGTCACAACCATACCAGGCTTGATGACACCAGTCTCCACACGTCCAACTGGGACAGTTCCAATGCCACCAATCTTGTAGACATCCTGGAGTGGCAGACGGAGGGGCTTGTCTGAGGGCCTCTTGGGCTCCTGGATCAAGTCAAGAGCCTCAAGGAGGGTGGGGCCCTTGTACCAGTCAAGGTTGGTTGACCTCTCAATCATGTTGTCGCCCTCAAAACCAGAGATTGGGACGAAGGGAATCTTGTCAGGGTTGTACCCAACCTTCTTTAAATAGGATGAAACTTCCTTAACGATTTCATCGTACCTTGCCTTGGAGTATTTAGGGGTTGTGGCATCCATCTGGCATATAATTGTCAGCAAAAGTAACTCAAGTCATATTTAACCTCAAATCATAACCACCGAAAATGGACAGAAAACTAATCTAATCCGCATAGTGTGAACAAAAGCTCACCTTGTTACAGCAGCAAATCATCTGCTTCACACCAAGTGTAAAGGCAAGCAAGGCATGCTCGCGGGTCTGACCATCCTTGGAAATACCGGCTTCAAAACCACCAGTGGTGGAGTCGATGATGAGGACAGCACAGTCAGCCTGTGAGGTACCGGTGATCATGTTCTTGATAAAGTCACGATGACCGGGGGCATCAATGACAGTGCAGTAGTACTTGGTAGTCTCGAATTTCCACAAGGCAATGTCAATGGTAATACCACGTTCACGTTCAGCCTTAAGCTTGTCCAACACCCAGGCATACTTGAATGACCTCTTGTTCATCTCAGCAGCCTCTTTCTCAAACCTCTCAATAACACGCTTGTCAATACCTCCAAGCTTATAGATCAAATGCCCAGTCGTGGTCGATTTTCCAGAGTCGACATGGCCTATGACCACAATGTTGATGTGAAACTTCTCCTTACCCATCTTGGAATGTTAAAACGATGCTGCAACAGAAGTGAGAGAACTAACGTCAAATATAAACAAACCAATGTGCAAACATGAAACAgcaaatataaatttcatggAGGCAACTTAACAGTTAACAACTTAACAAAATCTCACATGACAACTTAACAGTTGCACACAATGACCCAATATAAATTCCATGGAGGTCATATGAAACAGGCATACAACACCCATGACAAACAACGGACAATCACCAATCCACTTCAAGGTCATAGTACTCAGTACCAAGAGTTTGAAGGATAATTTCACTTGCTCATCAGAACATATCTAGATAGAATAGGGAAATTCATATGTTTAGATAACGGATTAAAAGATCGATTGGGCCACCATTGTGATCGAAATAGATCAGaaacaaagaacaaacaaaCCAGCATTTCCAAAGTTCAATGTTCACAAAAAACAAATCCCTGATCAACAACGAATAACTAAgaatatgaataagaaaagaaagtaaaaaaaaatggtaccAATTTAGGTTCCAGAcgcaaaacaaataaaaaactttcagctacaaaaattttaaagaatttgTATAGCCTATATGAATAGAACAAACTGATATAGATCCCAAAGCCagcacagaaaaaaaaaaatcccttaacAATAATCTTCTCgggaatttaggattttttatgACGAGGAACCAAAGACCGTACACATATCTTACCCGGTCTAAAATATTTAGGATTAACAAACCAAAAACAGAAATCCATCtgctaacaaataaaaataaagataattagCAAACTTACTAAATAAACACAGATTTAAACACATGAGGATCCGAGATTTAGATGTATATATCTTCAGCAACGACAACTAGCTGGAAACAACCCATAAtcgaaaaaacaaaagaaccaaACCAAAACAAGCAAATGGATTAAAAAAGAACCATAGGATATCAAAGCTTGCGAGTAGAACGCTCACCTTGGCTGAGAAGGCTTACGGCGAGGCGATAATGTACAATGCAGTATTAGGGTTACGATACGCTTTTGCTTCCAACTTATATAGACGAGAGGGCATGTGGAGCTAGGTCTCCGTTTGTGAGGTTTACATACTATGAGATTACGTATGTACCCTTTAGCGTTAATTAATTGACGAAAGGCTCACAGTCTCACAGCCATTGTCTAAATGGACGTGGCGGATCAATCGAACTCAATTTATGTATCAATTAACTCGAAAGAAGTGCTTTGctcaataattttataaaaataaatttataatttatgatagtattttaaattataaaattaattttattataaatcaaatttaagGTATTATGTAAAATcgttaatttataagttatattagTGAAATTGTTTTGTGTAGCACTTCTCAAACTTTATGGGTAAGGTAAACCTCATTTGAATTCAACTcatatattatgcaaattaataacatttttaacctttttaaaagagagagagaaaatggtacctcataattttattaagaaaaatactctaactgcaaaagaattatataaaaataatttcataaactgaagTGGTTTGATATAGttcgtcaaattgtaaagtaaatctaacagattagataaagtcatatcaatttatgatattatttttatataatttttttgtggaaaTAGTACTCCTCTTCTATTAATAACCCTACTTTATAGTAGAGAAAAACTTGTGGTTACAATCGTCAGCTTCGGGTTACCtcataaatctcaaaatcaaaaaattatcAATGACCTTATATTCATTAATAGTCAAGACATGGAATACTAGCTTTGTCCATTGCAATAACACCTAGCATGGAACAAGGTAGCTCATTCCAAGTATAGAAGGTTCGAGATTCTCCTTGGGCTCTTGATTTgtaacttaatttatttttcggAATACATGTTAGACAAAAAGGCTATATCTACTCTTCATGTTAGGGACGTGTTTTGCACCACTGTCGACAGACTCAACCAACCTGTAGCACAAGAAACGGGAGGGCTCGGTGGGTGAGTGACACATCTGATGCTTAAGTTAATATATCTCTTGAAGatagttttttatgaaaaacatgggCCCTAGTTTTACCTCTATTTAGGctttatatatctctctctaggTTGGGCCTTTCTTTTCTGTGTGCCTATGGTGTATGCCCCTTGCTCTAGATGTCATGCCATCACATTTAATTCAACTGCTCCTGTCAGTTTCTTGGGTCATGTCTCCTACGATAGGTGGTGAGGTGCGGCCTTTCTCAAGGTACCTTATCAAGGACAGAATCTTCCATCGAGATCTCCTGCATGCGATCCATATTGAATCATTTAATGCGGCATGGCTCCTTGTGAATTATCCCAGCAAAGGCGTGTCAGTGTGAATGTTGTCTCATCTTCCTATGCTGATCCAGACCCTCTTCTCCCTTTCCATTTGCTGGACTAATGGTATTTGGTCCTTGGACCTTGGTGAGGTGGATTGGGCCCAATGAGGTGGGGGATGAACATGCCCCACCAGTTACCTCACAAATTCTTATCGTACAAATGcggtgagaattttttttaacccCACAATGCTTAAGTGACCCGTATCCATTGTCTGCGACTGTACACGTTCCCACATCTGGGGTAATGTGTGATAGCTCGGCTTCCATGTCTCATCATGCAACGAGGATTGCAAGATTTCTTTACAGTTATCCGTATCCATTGTCTACGACTGTACACGTTCCCACATCTGGGGTAATGTGTGACAGCTCGGCTTCCATGTCTCATCATGCAACGAGGATTGCAAGATTTGTTTCCAACATTTCCTTTCCGGTGAATCTTGTCACTTTCCTAGAAAGAGTTGTCCAATCGACACCGTCCTCCTATTTAAACCCCAAGACTCGACTTTTGTCACTTATTTCCTACTGTTCTCTACATGTTCTTGCCTTTTAATTACATGTTCTTGCCTTTTAATTGAAAAACCCTAGCTTTTCTTTCTCTGACCTTTCTGTTTGTTGCTAATGGCACCCAAAAATTACTCATGTATCTCATCTCGAGGTTCACGCTCGTCACGCCCCGATGGGTGTTCTTGAAACCTTGGGGCCTCTACTCAGAATAGCCCTCATTATTTTGAGGGATACTACTGGTTCGTGATCACTACTCCGTCGGACCTGAACGTGGTGCAAAACTCCTTCGGAGTGCCTTACTCCATTGTTTTAGAAGTTCAAGGGGTTCACTGTAGGGCCATCGACTCGGAGGGGTTTGCTGAGAAGGTCGTACTATACTCGTCCATGTTCTCGAAGGGTTTGCGGCTTCCTTTCTTCTGTCCGGTTCAAGTTTTCTTGGACTAACTCGCATTGGCTCTTTGCAGCTTCATCCTAATGCATGGAGGATTCTTCTGTCATATTGTATCATATGGTGCCTGATCCTGGGAGCAGAGGGTGAATATTACCCAGACCTGATTGCCAAGAAGCTTTTCTTCACCCACGAGATATGGTGCCATGACGACAATTTGTGTAGCTTCCGTTCCCGCACCAAATAATGGGTAGCCCGCCTGGAACCTCGCTTTTCCCATGTTAAGGATTGGTTCATAAGATTCTTCTTTGTAGTGGGTCGCAGTTGGGAATTCCTTGCTAGTGAGGCTGCTCAACAAGAGTTTCCTATCTGAGCCATGTGGAGGTCATCTTGGACAACAAagagttttctttaaatttatccgACCACGAACATGCTCAATTGAATAAGGTCTGCTCCTAGGTCGAGGATCACTAGGAACCGATTTCTTTTATCAGAGCCAACACTGACCGGTTCTTGGTGATGCTGGATCGATCACATGTTAGTGGTCGCCACTCATTGAGGGAGACACTCGCCTCTCATGGCCAAAAGGGGCCTTTCGGCCCTTCAgtggaaaggaaaggaaagaagtCTTGTATAGAGAATGAGGAGATCCATGAGTCCACTGGAGCTTGCAGTAGCTCGGAGTCCAAGCAAGAAGTTCCCCTTTCATTCGGTGGCTCCAACCACCTTCCACAGGCTCAACCTTCATCGGGGGTGGCAGATTGATTCGATGTGAACCCCTAAGTCCGGGAAGCATTGATAATATCTTGGAGTAGGTAGAGGCTGAATTGGCGAGGGCGAGGGGTTTTGAATGCCCTTAGTCGGGCCTTCGCATTGCTCCATCACCTTCCTTGGACTTGCATTCCACCCCGCCAGGAGACCAGGGGTAGTTGAGATTCTTAGCCGTGATGAGAAGGAACTTGAGATGGCCTTTCATTCGGCCTTCCTCAAACCAATCCAGGGGGGTTCTCACAAACCCACTTTGGGAGTGCCTTTGTTGTTGAGGTGCCCACTCCTCATGACATTGAAGATGCCAAGGCATGCACCACCATCTCCGGGGTAATCCCTGGCCTTGTTATGGATGCATCATCAGGAGGCATTGATGGCGATGTCCCCACTCCGCGTTCCATACCCTCTATAGTCTTAGATGGTGAGAAGTTGTCTCTTCCCTTTGAACCTAGGGTTTGTCCAAAGACAACCCTTTGGTCTTGGATCTAAGCGAGGACAGGGTTTCCATATCTTCCTCGCTTTTCAGCACTTCCTCAGAGCTGGAGGTCACTTCGTTCATGGCATTGGAGGAGCCTGTGTTACCAACTCTTCATGTGGGTGGTGGAGAGACTCTGGGTGAACAATTACTGACACGGGTGCTGTAGAGACTTTGGGCTAATGGGTGACTAATGCAATCGAGAGTGTGGACTTAGGTAGCCAGAAGACTTGAGGCGAGCCTCTTGGGAAGGGAGGCGTGGCGCTTCAGGATTGCATAGGCCCTCCGGGTCTCAACCATATGGATCCGGCTCGAGTGGTAATAATGCCTGGGCCGAGTCTATACGTGACACAACCGACAGGCTCAGGAAATTCCTACGACAATAAGCTTTCTCACCCCTCGCCTTCGATTTTCTTTGtcattatcatttttccattcaCTGACTTATGTTGATATGTTATGGAGTTCACTTATTGGCTGTTTGGATTGTCAACGGGAGGGCCGAGCTAGAAGAAGAGGTTTGCATACTGCAGTCTTTTGCAGTTCAAGCTCACAGGGAGATTACCAAAGTGCAGATCGAGAGGGATGAGGCAGAGGAAGCCTTTGCCCAGGTGCACGCCCAGTCCTTCTCATTAAAGAGAAGTTTCTCTGCTCTATGTGATCATGTGGTACACCTCCAAAATGACctagaaaaatcaaaggaagAGATAGCTCGTTGTTATCTCGAGGCCAAATTCTTTGAAGAGGAGCGAGATAGTAGGCGGGATCGGCTAGCCAGCCAGGAAATGGAGCTGGAGGAGACCAGGAAACATTGTCACGAATACGCCACTATAGTGGAATGGGCTAAGCTTGAATTGCAATTACCTCAAGGGTGAGAAGGACAAGTTGAACAAACAACATGCGTCGGTttagagagagcaagagaggctAGAGGAGAAGTATGTGACCAAGGTGGTCTGCAACAGGGCTTGGGGTTATGGCTATAAGCAGGGTTTGGAGAGGTTGAGGGACCATTTTCTAGAGAACCCTCGTACTGACTTAAATGTCTTGATTTGAAGACCCTCAAGCTCCACTGCCAGTCACTCCAATTCCTTGACTCTCTGGGCAAAGATTTGATATCCGATGCCTTTCCGACCCTGGCCACAAATCCTTGATTTGtactttcttctctcttttttattgtaTCTTTTTGTTGTCAAATTGAACAACCTTATAATGAATGTGATTTTTCACTTTATTGGTTCTGCATTGCTTTCCCTGTTTCTAGTGTGTCCCCTACTTTGTTTATTTGCTCAAGTTTTGTTGAGTGTGAGTACCCCGGATGGTCTTGGACGGTTGGGCCTTCATGGCTTTGCTTGTTTCTCgccttgtttgttttattcAGGTATGACTGCACTAGGAACGATGTGGAAAACGCTTAAGGAAGTTGTTTCCTCCTCTGTTCTTCGATGTGAGGGCTAGGCTCGGCTTTGAGAGCTAGGCGAGATATGTTATTGACCGAGCTAGGGGGTGAGGTAGGAAATGCTTAAGGAAAATGTTTCCTCCTTTACCGCCAATGCGAGCGTGAAGCTTGACTTTGGCGCTGTGCGACTTTAATGTCATAACAAGTATTGAGATATAATCAGACACAAAATAGTTTTATTGAAAATGTGGGCTTACATGATGTGCTTGAAATGTTCTTTCATGCGGGGGTTTTAAGTAAAAGACTTCTTGAGATGCTTTGTGTTCCACAGGCGCTGTAACTCTTTTCCCTCAGCAGCCTTTAACCAATTAGCTTTGGGTCGATGGCAAGTCGTGACAATGTACGGTCCTTCCCATTTTGGCACAAGCTTTCCTTCTTCTTGGGAGGTCACTCTGGTTTTCTTTAGCACAAGATCTCCCACTTGGAATGACTTCGGCCTCCCTCTCAGGTTGAAATATTGTTTCGTCTTCCTTTTGCTGGCCACCGACTTTATTTTTGCTTCTTCTCCCCTTTCCTCTACTAGGTCTGGGCTCTCATGTAACGTATCTTCATTCGCTCGTTCGCTAAAATATTGAACTCTGTAGCTCGATATCCTTACCTCCACTGGGATCTCCGCTTCATTCCCATAAGTTAGGGCAAAGTGGGTTTCCCTGATCGGGGTTTTAACGGTTGTTCAATACACCCACAAAACCCTGGTAGTTCTTCTACCCACGTTCTCTTTTTGGCCGCCAATCTTTTCTT contains:
- the LOC108989631 gene encoding elongation factor 1-alpha-like encodes the protein MGKEKFHINIVVIGHVDSGKSTTTGHLIYKLGGIDKRVIERFEKEAAEMNKRSFKYAWVLDKLKAERERGITIDIALWKFETTKYYCTVIDAPGHRDFIKNMITGTSQADCAVLIIDSTTGGFEAGISKDGQTREHALLAFTLGVKQMICCCNKMDATTPKYSKARYDEIVKEVSSYLKKVGYNPDKIPFVPISGFEGDNMIERSTNLDWYKGPTLLEALDLIQEPKRPSDKPLRLPLQDVYKIGGIGTVPVGRVETGVIKPGMVVTFGPTGLTTEVKSVEMHHEALQEALPGDNVGFNVKNVAVKDLKRGFVASNSKDDPAKEAANFTSQVIIMNHPGQIGNGYAPVLDCHTCHIAVKFAELLTKIDRRSGKELEKEPKFLKNGDAGMVKMIPTKPMVVETFSAYPPLGRFAVRDMRQTVAVGVIKSVEKKDPSGAKVTKSAAKKK